In the Geobacter sp. FeAm09 genome, one interval contains:
- a CDS encoding phosphoadenylyl-sulfate reductase, whose amino-acid sequence MDKTIPTLPANATPAEILRAGIAAAGGPVSLACSFSLEDVAIIHIAHEAGLPLGVFALDTGRLNEETYEVADALVERYRLHIDWFFPRHEAVEHLERAEGLFSFRESLDKRHACCHIRKVEPLSRALKGLAGWATGMRREQSVTRSDLQAIERDTLNGGILKINPLIDWSEEQLTDFTEEQRLPKNRLYGQGYRSIGCAPCTRAVQPGEDARAGRWWWENPENKECGLHRR is encoded by the coding sequence ATGGATAAAACAATTCCCACTCTACCGGCAAACGCCACCCCCGCGGAGATCCTCCGTGCCGGCATCGCGGCCGCCGGGGGACCGGTATCCCTGGCCTGCTCCTTCTCCCTGGAGGATGTGGCCATCATCCATATCGCCCATGAAGCGGGGCTCCCCCTGGGGGTCTTCGCCCTGGACACCGGCCGCTTGAACGAAGAGACCTACGAGGTGGCCGACGCCCTGGTGGAGCGCTACCGTCTGCACATCGACTGGTTTTTCCCCCGCCACGAAGCGGTCGAGCACCTGGAGCGGGCCGAGGGCCTGTTCTCCTTCCGCGAATCGCTGGACAAGCGCCACGCCTGCTGCCATATCCGCAAGGTGGAGCCGCTCTCCCGGGCCCTCAAGGGGCTTGCCGGCTGGGCAACCGGCATGCGCCGCGAGCAGAGCGTCACCCGCAGCGACCTGCAGGCCATCGAACGGGACACCCTGAACGGCGGCATCCTGAAGATCAACCCTTTGATCGACTGGAGCGAGGAACAGCTCACGGATTTCACCGAAGAGCAGCGGCTGCCCAAAAACCGCCTGTACGGCCAGGGGTACCGCTCCATCGGCTGCGCCCCCTGCACCAGGGCGGTGCAGCCGGGCGAGGATGCCCGCGCCGGCAGGTGGTGGTGGGAGAACCCGGAAAACAAGGAATGCGGGCTGCACCGGCGGTAA